The genomic stretch AACTAATCTTTCTAATTGATTCTCATCGACTAATTTATTAATTGATTCTGGTATGCTAGGACCGCATAATTCCATAAATCCAAAACTGGAAGGTAATTCACAGGTTTTTTCAAATTTATTATATAATGCAGTAGCAAACTCTTTATTATAATGTAATCTAGAACCATGAGTTACAAGTAAAATACCTGTTTTTGCATCATCATCCAATTTAGATTCAGATAATGCCTCATTGATTCTTTTATCAATAATATCTAAAAGTTCATCACGAGGTCCGATTGAAGATAATAATTTAATTTCACCATCAAAATCAACATCATCAGCAATTGACAAATAATGTTCTTCAGGGTAATTTCCATCAGGACATCTCGGATCAACTTCCAAAGAATCAAGACCTAATAATTGAGGAATATCAATATTAGTATGAATTCCCGGAGCTAAGAATACTGGAAGTGCAATAATTTTATCCAAA from Methanobacteriaceae archaeon encodes the following:
- the cfbA gene encoding sirohydrochlorin nickelochelatase — its product is MDINSKLLNNTGVILVSHGSTLPFAEEVFVEIKEKFIKATGLAAEIGYMKVSEPTIAGAVEVLKNQVDDLDKIIALPVFLAPGIHTNIDIPQLLGLDSLEVDPRCPDGNYPEEHYLSIADDVDFDGEIKLLSSIGPRDELLDIIDKRINEALSESKLDDDAKTGILLVTHGSRLHYNKEFATALYNKFEKTCELPSSFGFMELCGPSIPESINKLVDENQLERLVVVPVFIAPGMHTTHDIPHILGFLDDHEHTHEHHHEHSHDHGHDHTHDLTPVEFDGEILYPEPIKADDILIDILISMINEAC